A window of Kribbella sp. NBC_00382 genomic DNA:
CGCGTTGAAGACGCCCGAGCCGGGGTCGTAGAAGTACTTCCACAGCAGGATCGCGACCACCGGCGGGACGACCGCCGGCAGGTACGAGATCACGTTGTAGAGCCACCCGGTCTTGCGCAGTTCGCTGATGAACACCGCCAGGAACAGCGGCACCGGGAAGCCGAAGATCAACGCCAGCAGAGCGAAGTACAGGGTGTTGATCGTTGCTTGTGGCAACTGTGGGTCGGTCAGCACGTAGCTGAAGTTGGACATCCCGACCCACTCGGCGGGGGTGACCAGGTTGGTCTTCTGGAACGACAGCACCAGGCCGCGCACGATCGGGCCCCAGGAGAAGTACAGGAAGGTCAGTACCAGGGGCAGCGCGAAGAGGATGCTGCTCAGTCCGCCGGAGCGGAGCCAGGTGGCTGGGCTCCGGCGGGACTGAGTGGCGGGGTGCGCGGTCGAGACGCGCGTCAGGACGGCCATCGGGCTACCGCGCCAGGCGGGCGTCGATCTTCGCTGAGGCGTCGGCGAGTAACTTGTCGATGTCGGCGTCCTTCTTGGTCAGCACCTGCTGGACGACCGGGTCGAGCAGCGCGTACACCTCCTGGCCCTTGTTCGACGGCTCCGGCAGCAGCTTGAGCGTCTTGGTCGAGTCGATGTAGCCCTGGAACTGCTGCACCGGCACGTTGTTGTAGGGCTCACGCCACTTGTTGTACTGGTCGTAGGTCTCCTGGCTGAGCGGCGTCACGCCGGGGCGGCCGACGAAGCCCTTGTCGGCGATCGCGTTCTTGGCGTCCTGGACTGCCAGCGCCTGGGACGTGTACTTGTCGAACTCCTGCGACTTGATCCACTTCAGCGCCGCGACGATCTCGTTCTTGGTCGACTTCGGGTTGATCATCTTGATCGAGCCACCGGTCAGCGTGCCGAACGGGCCGCCGTCCTGCGGCAGCGCGCCCTCACCGAAGTCGGCCGGCTTCATCCCGAAGTTCTTCACCGCCATGTCGTAGGCGTCCGGCGCCTGCATGATCATCCCGATCTTGCCGGCCGCGAAGTCCTGGCGGGCCTCCTCCTGGTTGTAGAGGAACTGCGTACCCATCGTGTTGTCGGTCCAGCGCATGTCCTTCAGCAGTTGCAGCGCCTTCTTGGTCGGCGCATCGTTGAAGACGCTCTTCTTGCCGTCGTCGCTCTGGACCTTGCCGCCCATGCTGTAGGTCATCGTGGTGAGCATCCAGCCACCGGTGTTGTCCTTGGTCAGCTGCGCGTAGCCCGCCTTGCCGGTCTTCTCGGTGATCTGCTTCGCGTACTGACGGACCTCCTCCCAGGTCGTCGGCGGCTTGTCCGGGTCGAGCCCAGCCTGCTTGAACAGCGCGCGGTTGTAGGCCAGGCCGACCGAGAACGCCTCGAACGGGACGCCGTAGATCCGGCCGTTGCCGTCCTGCACCAGCTTGAGCGTCTCGGGATTGAGGTCCTTGGTCATGTCGACCAGCTTGAGCTCGTCGGTGATGTCCGGGAGCTGCTTGTTCGGGA
This region includes:
- a CDS encoding carbohydrate ABC transporter permease: MAVLTRVSTAHPATQSRRSPATWLRSGGLSSILFALPLVLTFLYFSWGPIVRGLVLSFQKTNLVTPAEWVGMSNFSYVLTDPQLPQATINTLYFALLALIFGFPVPLFLAVFISELRKTGWLYNVISYLPAVVPPVVAILLWKYFYDPGSGVFNAILDWFGLGPYAWLNSPNLAMPAIVLEATWAGAGATSIIYLAALTGVRNELYEAAELDGAGIWRRVWHVTIPQIRGIILIMMLLQLIGTFQVFTEPFLFTGGGPDNATTTILLLIYRYAFINGDFGAATALSVLLALVLCVLSVVYHFLTRRWSTT
- a CDS encoding ABC transporter substrate-binding protein, with product MTRTARFVVTLTSAAALLATAACADGSTPSASSSGGAIDENAPVTITVGNKPKPDKPADVAAFERNVKKFTDEHPNITIKSTETSWDPQTFQAQVAGGSLPTVMSISFTEPLNMIPNKQLPDITDELKLVDMTKDLNPETLKLVQDGNGRIYGVPFEAFSVGLAYNRALFKQAGLDPDKPPTTWEEVRQYAKQITEKTGKAGYAQLTKDNTGGWMLTTMTYSMGGKVQSDDGKKSVFNDAPTKKALQLLKDMRWTDNTMGTQFLYNQEEARQDFAAGKIGMIMQAPDAYDMAVKNFGMKPADFGEGALPQDGGPFGTLTGGSIKMINPKSTKNEIVAALKWIKSQEFDKYTSQALAVQDAKNAIADKGFVGRPGVTPLSQETYDQYNKWREPYNNVPVQQFQGYIDSTKTLKLLPEPSNKGQEVYALLDPVVQQVLTKKDADIDKLLADASAKIDARLAR